A genomic stretch from Antarcticibacterium flavum includes:
- a CDS encoding efflux RND transporter periplasmic adaptor subunit: protein MKKKTLIIISVIAVLLIILLIGGKKAGWFGDSGNLKEVEITKLEQIQIVETVAATGKIQPATEVKLSSEVSGEIIELPIVEGQLVEKGDLLVRINPDLYQSSLQRSRAGLQNVRASHSQAEASLREAKANYDRNKQLFERGVISGAEWDRIVAAYETAEAQKNAAYYSMQSAAATVTEATDNLARTTIYSPMRGTISRLDVELGERVVGTQQMAGTEIMRVANLSNMEVVVDVNENDIVKISIGDSTIVEVDAYLKREFKGVVTEISNSAIEGLTADQVTNFKVKVQILENSYADLLEGRPENYSPFRPGMTATVDIITRKKDNVLGVPISAIVIKNDTATGPQAGRTPPAGNQKFETVFVKDGNLAKLRVVTTGIQDDRNIEIITGLEEGETVITGPYNTVTKSLKNGDEVSVGNGGKPSE from the coding sequence ATGAAGAAAAAGACACTCATCATAATAAGTGTAATTGCTGTATTGCTTATAATACTCCTTATAGGAGGAAAGAAAGCCGGATGGTTCGGTGATTCAGGAAATCTTAAGGAGGTTGAGATCACGAAACTGGAACAAATTCAAATCGTGGAAACGGTTGCTGCAACCGGTAAGATCCAGCCGGCTACAGAGGTGAAGTTGTCTTCTGAAGTTTCAGGAGAGATCATTGAATTGCCCATTGTGGAAGGTCAATTGGTGGAGAAAGGCGATCTTTTGGTTCGTATTAATCCAGATCTTTACCAATCCAGCTTGCAACGCTCCCGGGCAGGTTTGCAAAATGTGCGTGCCTCCCATTCCCAGGCTGAGGCTTCTTTGAGGGAAGCAAAAGCAAATTATGACCGTAATAAACAACTTTTTGAAAGAGGGGTGATCTCTGGTGCAGAATGGGATCGTATAGTGGCAGCATATGAAACTGCCGAGGCCCAAAAGAATGCAGCCTATTACAGCATGCAAAGTGCAGCCGCTACTGTTACCGAAGCTACAGATAACCTTGCAAGAACTACAATTTATTCGCCAATGAGAGGAACCATTTCCAGGCTTGATGTGGAACTTGGAGAAAGGGTAGTGGGAACCCAGCAAATGGCAGGAACAGAGATTATGAGGGTAGCCAATTTATCCAATATGGAAGTGGTGGTGGATGTAAATGAGAATGACATTGTAAAAATATCTATTGGCGATTCTACTATTGTTGAAGTAGACGCTTACCTAAAGAGGGAATTTAAAGGAGTGGTAACCGAGATCTCAAACTCTGCCATAGAAGGTTTAACGGCAGATCAGGTTACAAATTTCAAAGTGAAGGTGCAAATCCTGGAGAATTCCTATGCCGATCTACTTGAAGGCAGGCCAGAGAATTATTCTCCGTTCAGGCCTGGAATGACGGCTACAGTAGATATTATTACAAGGAAGAAGGACAACGTGCTTGGAGTACCAATTAGTGCCATAGTGATCAAGAATGATACTGCTACCGGCCCACAGGCGGGACGAACTCCTCCTGCAGGCAATCAAAAATTTGAAACCGTCTTTGTGAAGGATGGAAATCTTGCTAAATTGCGGGTTGTAACAACCGGCATCCAGGATGATCGTAACATTGAGATCATAACGGGGCTGGAAGAAGGGGAAACTGTGATAACAGGGCCATACAATACGGTTACCAAAAGCCTGAAAAATGGGGATGAGGTAAGTGTTGGGAACGGTGGTAAGCCTTCAGAATAA
- a CDS encoding TolC family protein encodes MKKLFLFVFALFAFNNMQAQQKKWTLQECVQHALENNISVKQSQLDVEFTEIAERDALGNFIPSLNINSNLQNSSGLAINPTTNQFETTRFTSFSGSATTALTLFDGLRNLREMQRSKLATLATQYSLELMKDDIALFVANSYLQVLFNKQALEVLMGQNEVTQEQMERTRELVEAGVLPKGDLLEIEATNADEQQRIIIAENNIEISLISLAQTLLIKDYENFDIVEYDYDVYGEEILLNSPAEIIRRAKEERYEIRVAEENKRIAEKDVQLARGAYYPTLNAFFNYNTRYADNDPFRRDFVTQLYENDGTTYGLQLNIPVLNGFATRNQVRRSQINVERAEYRLEQAELDLESNVYQAIVDARGALKAYEAAQAAQRAQELAFEYATERYGVGLTNAFDFSQSKFRYENAQTEVVRTKYDYIFKLKVIELYFGIPVGELKF; translated from the coding sequence ATGAAAAAATTATTCTTGTTTGTTTTCGCACTCTTCGCGTTTAACAATATGCAGGCCCAGCAAAAAAAATGGACACTCCAGGAATGTGTGCAGCACGCCCTGGAAAATAATATCTCTGTAAAACAATCTCAATTGGATGTTGAGTTTACCGAGATTGCTGAACGTGATGCTTTAGGGAATTTTATTCCTTCCCTTAACATAAATTCCAATTTGCAAAACAGTAGTGGTTTGGCCATTAACCCAACCACCAACCAGTTTGAGACTACAAGGTTTACTTCCTTTTCGGGGAGTGCGACTACTGCCTTAACCCTTTTTGATGGATTAAGGAATCTAAGGGAAATGCAGCGATCAAAACTTGCCACCCTTGCAACCCAGTATTCCCTGGAGTTAATGAAAGATGATATTGCCCTTTTTGTAGCAAATTCTTATTTACAGGTATTGTTCAATAAGCAAGCTCTTGAAGTTCTTATGGGTCAAAATGAGGTGACGCAGGAGCAAATGGAACGCACACGGGAACTTGTTGAAGCAGGAGTCCTGCCAAAAGGAGATCTCCTGGAGATCGAAGCCACCAATGCCGATGAGCAACAAAGGATCATCATTGCTGAAAATAATATAGAGATCTCCCTTATAAGCCTGGCTCAAACCCTTCTTATCAAAGACTATGAGAATTTTGATATTGTTGAATATGATTATGATGTTTATGGGGAAGAGATCCTGCTCAACTCTCCTGCAGAGATCATTAGAAGAGCAAAAGAGGAGCGCTATGAAATAAGGGTTGCTGAAGAGAATAAAAGAATTGCTGAAAAGGATGTACAGCTTGCGCGCGGTGCTTATTACCCCACGCTTAATGCTTTCTTTAATTACAATACCCGGTATGCCGATAATGATCCTTTTAGAAGGGATTTTGTTACCCAACTTTATGAAAATGACGGTACCACATACGGGTTACAACTTAATATCCCGGTCCTTAATGGCTTTGCAACCAGGAACCAGGTAAGAAGAAGCCAGATCAATGTGGAACGGGCAGAGTACAGGCTGGAACAGGCAGAGCTGGACCTGGAATCAAATGTTTACCAGGCTATCGTTGATGCCCGGGGAGCCCTTAAGGCATATGAAGCAGCCCAGGCAGCGCAAAGGGCACAGGAACTGGCATTTGAATATGCAACAGAAAGATATGGGGTTGGCCTAACCAATGCTTTTGATTTCAGCCAGTCCAAATTTCGATATGAAAACGCGCAAACTGAAGTTGTTCGTACCAAATATGATTATATTTTTAAGCTAAAGGTTATTGAACTATACTTCGGGATCCCTGTAGGCGAACTTAAATTTTAG
- a CDS encoding ABC transporter permease, which yields MFNRDTWSEIIEALTTNWFRTILTAFGVLWGIFILVILLAAGKGLENGVKQGFGGMATNSMFMWAQTPSQPYKGLPKGRRYNFKISDVEALKQQVPGLRFVSPRNQLGGFGGANNVVRGLKTGAFNVYGDYPEVMQQEPMDITSGRFISYSDINENRKIAIIGEGVVKEMYEPGEEVIGTYLKINGVNFMVIGTYKKKGNNGNSEEAQKQIYVPFTAFSQAFNMGETVGWMAITANDDNSITELKKGVFEVIKARHSIHPDDERAIGNFDLYEEFSKINGLFIALKAVAYFVGILVLLSGIIGISNIMLIVVKERTNEIGVRRALGATPWAIRGQILLESIFLTIISGMAGIALATGIIALINLQLQGVDTSEMMFANPSVDLGVVFIALSILIISGLIAGLIPAQNAIKIKPVDALRTE from the coding sequence ATGTTTAACAGGGATACATGGAGTGAGATCATTGAAGCTTTGACCACAAACTGGTTCAGGACTATTTTAACGGCTTTTGGCGTTTTGTGGGGTATCTTTATCCTGGTGATCCTGCTTGCGGCAGGAAAGGGCCTGGAAAACGGTGTGAAGCAGGGATTTGGCGGTATGGCAACCAACAGCATGTTCATGTGGGCGCAAACACCTTCACAGCCATATAAGGGCCTGCCAAAAGGAAGGCGATATAATTTTAAAATAAGTGATGTAGAAGCCTTGAAACAACAGGTGCCGGGCCTTAGGTTTGTTTCCCCGCGTAACCAGCTTGGAGGATTTGGAGGTGCCAATAATGTCGTGAGAGGTTTAAAGACAGGGGCGTTCAATGTGTATGGGGATTATCCAGAGGTGATGCAGCAGGAGCCTATGGATATTACATCCGGAAGGTTTATTAGCTACTCAGACATTAATGAGAACCGTAAAATTGCCATTATTGGTGAAGGGGTTGTTAAGGAAATGTATGAACCCGGAGAAGAGGTTATTGGAACATATTTAAAGATCAATGGAGTGAACTTCATGGTAATTGGCACTTACAAGAAAAAGGGCAATAATGGAAATTCTGAGGAGGCACAGAAGCAGATATACGTTCCTTTCACTGCCTTTTCACAGGCTTTTAATATGGGAGAAACGGTAGGTTGGATGGCAATTACCGCCAATGACGATAACTCGATAACCGAATTGAAAAAAGGGGTTTTTGAAGTTATTAAAGCCAGGCATTCCATACATCCCGATGATGAGAGGGCAATTGGAAATTTTGATCTCTACGAGGAATTCAGCAAGATCAATGGTCTATTCATCGCTCTTAAAGCGGTGGCTTATTTCGTTGGAATACTTGTTTTACTCTCGGGGATCATTGGGATAAGCAATATTATGCTTATTGTGGTCAAGGAACGCACAAATGAGATAGGGGTTCGCCGGGCTCTTGGAGCCACCCCCTGGGCCATTAGAGGGCAAATTCTTCTTGAGTCTATTTTCCTTACCATAATCTCCGGGATGGCGGGCATCGCATTGGCCACCGGGATCATCGCTCTTATCAACCTGCAGTTACAGGGGGTGGATACTTCAGAGATGATGTTTGCCAACCCCAGTGTAGACCTTGGGGTAGTATTTATTGCCCTGAGCATTCTCATAATCTCAGGTTTAATAGCGGGCTTGATCCCGGCGCAAAATGCCATAAAGATCAAGCCTGTAGATGCATTAAGAACAGAATAA
- a CDS encoding efflux RND transporter periplasmic adaptor subunit — translation MKKAITFSILVLIIITFAGALYYLYQKNQEDPVVYTSENPTTQTIIKKTVATGSIVPREEVLIKPNISGIIDEIYIEAGDKIKAGDLIARIRVIPNVSTLQSAKDAVVSAKINLDNEQKLYDRQKPLFEKGVVSANDFDNVEVSYRRAQQNYRSAQQNYEIVRTGTTSGLGSAANTLIRSTIDGMVLDVPVKAGNQVIESNNFNDGTTIATLADVNKMIFEGKVDESEVGKIQVNLPLEITIGAIENKTFDAVLDYIAPKGISENGAIQFDIKGTLNKADTTFIRAGLSANASIILARADEVLALKEALVQYDPKTQQPFVEIETGSQEFKRQDLKLGVSDGIYVQVLEGLKAEDKIKVWNQIKPAQAMR, via the coding sequence ATGAAGAAAGCAATCACCTTTAGTATCCTGGTATTAATTATAATCACCTTCGCCGGTGCTTTATATTACCTGTATCAAAAGAACCAGGAGGATCCTGTTGTTTATACATCAGAGAATCCCACGACCCAAACTATTATCAAAAAGACCGTAGCTACAGGTAGTATTGTGCCCAGGGAGGAAGTACTTATTAAGCCAAATATTTCAGGGATCATTGACGAGATATATATCGAGGCTGGAGATAAAATAAAGGCGGGAGACCTTATTGCCCGCATTCGGGTGATCCCCAATGTTTCGACTTTGCAAAGCGCCAAGGATGCGGTTGTTTCAGCAAAAATAAATCTTGACAATGAACAAAAGTTGTATGACAGGCAAAAGCCATTGTTCGAAAAAGGAGTGGTCTCTGCCAACGATTTTGACAATGTGGAGGTTTCTTATAGAAGAGCCCAGCAAAACTACAGGTCGGCACAACAAAATTATGAGATCGTACGCACAGGTACTACCAGCGGGCTGGGCAGTGCGGCCAATACCTTGATAAGGTCTACTATAGATGGGATGGTGCTTGATGTGCCGGTAAAGGCAGGAAACCAGGTTATTGAAAGCAATAACTTCAATGATGGGACCACCATTGCAACCCTGGCAGATGTGAACAAAATGATCTTTGAAGGAAAAGTAGATGAAAGTGAAGTAGGAAAGATCCAGGTTAATCTTCCCCTGGAAATTACCATAGGTGCAATTGAGAATAAGACCTTTGATGCCGTACTGGACTATATTGCTCCTAAAGGAATAAGCGAGAATGGTGCAATTCAATTCGATATAAAAGGAACTCTCAATAAGGCAGATACTACTTTTATTAGGGCAGGGCTCAGTGCCAATGCTTCTATTATCCTGGCACGGGCAGATGAGGTTTTGGCTTTGAAGGAAGCTTTGGTGCAATATGACCCAAAGACTCAACAGCCGTTTGTGGAGATAGAAACAGGAAGCCAGGAGTTCAAGAGGCAGGATCTTAAATTAGGGGTAAGTGATGGTATTTATGTGCAGGTACTTGAAGGTTTAAAAGCAGAGGATAAGATTAAGGTGTGGAACCAAATTAAGCCTGCCCAGGCTATGCGATAA